One genomic region from Salvia hispanica cultivar TCC Black 2014 chromosome 2, UniMelb_Shisp_WGS_1.0, whole genome shotgun sequence encodes:
- the LOC125204287 gene encoding non-specific lipid transfer protein GPI-anchored 1-like, with the protein MAMKRSAKLAAAILCLAVVAGGGAETIAEKCAAEFQKVTQCLSFVTAKAKAPSKDCCNSVTELKDTDPACLCYIIEQVHNGSNPAIKSMGVQESLLLQLPSACKLANASITECPKLLNLPPNSPDAAIFTNTSTSATSTPVATPGTSSPTPNKGDWQKPQVAGCVTVATAMFILWVTPF; encoded by the exons ATGGCGATGAAAAGGAGCGCTAAGCTGGCCGCCGCGATCCTCTGCTTGGCGGTGGTGGCGGGTGGAGGAGCGGAAACGATAGCTGAGAAGTGCGCAGCGGAGTTCCAGAAGGTGACGCAGTGCCTGTCGTTTGTAACGGCGAAGGCCAAGGCGCCGAGTAAGGACTGCTGCAACTCGGTGACGGAGCTCAAGGACACAGATCCGGCGTGCCTTTGCTACATCATAGAGCAGGTGCACAACGGATCCAATCCCGCCATCAAGAGCATGGGCGTCCAGGAGTCTCTCCTGCTGCAGCTCCCCTCCGCTTGTAAGCTCGCTAATGCCAGCATCACTGAATGCCCTA AGCTTCTAAACCTGCCTCCAAACTCCCCTGACGCCGCCATCTTCACCAACACCTCCACGAGCGCGACTTCAACACCAGTGGCAACACCGGGAACGTCGTCGCCAACACCCAATAAGGGGGATTGGCAGAAACCTCAAGTTGCAGGATGCGTAACAGTGGCGACGGCGATGTTCATCTTGTGGGTGACGCCTTTTTAA
- the LOC125204950 gene encoding uncharacterized protein LOC125204950 isoform X2 — MLPEISIQQQATTERNSKEVECDEGEESLQSSSPSRPTSMVFKKENRVIPAHLVAEAISTLKGLDLRWSGPITPAEMQYVEQYVLAKYPEYCNGLCLPDRSDHESSTSDMITRIQLSPSRLVDTLTKKTSFQGNFMSIPEIQARNRALDSCGLTAEDYLVVFTATVREALTMVGDSYPFFRGNYYMTVLPEDEDVIREVAASKEAKVVGAPAAWLDLRIKGSQLSQYFRRKCKCSPKGLFAYPAACSNGEGGFLRSSMHWISEAHRNSWHVLLDAAGLEAGKECLSLALHRPDFVTCTVDVAHAHPSKVTCLLVRRKSFETNAPSA; from the exons ATGTTACCAGAAATAAGCATTCAGCAACAGGCTACTACAGAGAGAAACTCCAAG GAAGTGGAATGTGATGAAGGAGAAGAATCATTGCAATCATCGTCACCAAGCAGGCCAACCAGCATGGTCTTTAAG aaggAGAACAGAGTGATCCCTGCTCACCTAGTGGCTGAGGCCATCTCGACACTGAAGGGGCTCGACCTGAGGTGGTCGGGCCCCATCACCCCAGCCGAAATGCAGTACGTGGAGCAGTACGTCCTGGCCAAGTACCCGGAGTACTGCAACGGCCTCTGCCTCCCTGACCGATCCGATCACGAATCTTCCACCTCTGACATGATCACTAGGATCCAGCTGTCGCCCTCACGACTGGTTGACACCCTCACCAAGAAGACGTCCTTCCAGGGCAACTTCATGTCCATCCCCGAGATCCAGGCCCGCAACCGCGCCCTCGACAGCTGCGGCCTCACTGCAGAGGACTACCTCGTCGTCTTCACCGCCACAGTCAGGGAGGCCCTGACCATGGTGGGGGACTCCTACCCCTTCTTCAGGGGGAACTACTACATGACAGTTCTCCCTGAAGACGAGGACGTCATCAGGGAGGTGGCGGCGTCCAAGGAGGCCAAGGTGGTGGGGGCGCCCGCGGCTTGGCTGGACCTCAGGATAAAGGGGTCCCAGCTGAGCCAGTATTTCAGGAGGAAGTGCAAGTGCAGCCCCAAGGGGCTGTTTGCCTACCCTGCTGCCTGCTCGAACGGAGAAGGGGGCTTTCTCCGTTCAAGCATGCACTGGATATCGGAAGCGCATAGGAACTCGTGGCACGTGCTGCTTGACGCTGCCGGGTTGGAGGCCGGGAAGGAGTGCCTGTCGCTGGCGCTGCACCGCCCTGATTTTGTCACGTGCACGGTTGATGTGGCGCACGCGCACCCATCTAAGGTTACCTGCCTCTTAGTGAGGAGGAAGTCGTTTGAGACGAACGCGCCTTCTGCTTAA
- the LOC125204224 gene encoding probable methyltransferase At1g27930 — translation MQKNNNQSQVAESRWPLRLVVMGLIGGASLVFLLLGKNSSAPFLCGAWGSRVSGPATSLQLEAILHYATSTVVPQQSRGEISVTFNVLRASGPADFLVFGLGRDSLMWASLNPRGRTLFLEEDPKWVQTVLKDAPALRAHTVRYRNQLSQADDLMHHFRSEPHCSPNKSFLRGNHKCRLALNMLANEVYDTEWDLIMIDAPRGYFPEAPGRMAAIYSAAVMARNRKKPGVTHVFLHDVDRRVEKMYAEAFLCKKNRVKAEGRLWHFEIPPAANINSAFC, via the exons atgcaGAAAAACAACAACCAAAGCCAGGTGGCGGAGAGCCGATGGCCCCTGAGGCTGGTGGTGATGGGGCTGATCGGAGGCGCATCGCTGGTGTTCCTTCTCCTCGGTAAGAACTCGTCGGCCCCGTTCCTGTGCGGCGCGTGGGGGTCACGCGTCTCCGGGCCGGCCACCAGCCTCCAGTTAGAGGCGATCCTCCACTACGCGACGTCGACGGTGGTGCCGCAGCAGTCCCGGGGCGAGATTTCAGTCACGTTCAACGTCCTCCGGGCGTCGGGGCCCGCCGACTTCCTCGTCTTCGGACTCGGGCGCGATTCACTCATGTGGGCCTCCCTCAATCCACGTGGCAGGACGCTATTCCTGGAGGAGGATCCCAAGTGGGTCCAAACCGTCCTCAAAGACGCCCCTGCCCTCCGCGCCCACACCGTCCGCTACCGCAACCAACTCTCCCAAGCCGACGACTTGATGCACCATTTCCGCTCCGAGCCTCATTGCTCCCCGAATAAATCTTTCCTACGTGGCAACCATAAATGCAG ATTAGCGCTCAACATGCTCGCCAACGAGGTGTACGACACGGAGTGGGACCTTATAATGATCGACGCGCCGCGGGGGTACTTCCCGGAGGCGCCGGGGAGGATGGCGGCGATATACTCGGCGGCGGTGATGGCCAGGAACCGGAAGAAACCGGGCGTCACGCACGTGTTCCTACACGACGTGGATCGGAGGGTGGAGAAGATGTACGCGGAGGCGTTCCTGTGTAAGAAGAATCGGGTCAAGGCGGAGGGGAGGCTGTGGCATTTCGAGATACCGCCCGCCGCTAACATCAACTCCGCCTTTTGCTAG
- the LOC125207173 gene encoding squamosa promoter-binding-like protein 12 translates to MSHYLEMDWNAKWDWESYDAFGPKTTENPKKLQLVDWTIIDDREIDAGSFNLSAGASGSDGGHVSSAKSSISASDSSTKDGQTPPDFRLMAYEDFSGNFKITEREGTKISGTSPPLEASIGSVEPLIGLKLGKRTYFENSGAGGHVKSASSTGPTASTASLKKTKLLGDNLPMPRCVVEGCNSDLSTGKEYHRKHRVCDSHSKAPKVVVGGLERRFCQQCSRFHNISEFDEKKRSCRRRLSDHNARRRKPQQEIQYNSRLSSPFYGGRQQMNFMMSNSALVHSRAMGDAAWDSTKFTLTKGYHPLKSSGDGVSSEQMHIPGAKLTHFTNMQSSAAKGFPTSKSSVADVSNPGSKYSPHLDAAPEYGRALSLLSSNSWAPCGSESMALNQIQENKTCISQPLPTMHGIPEGVPLSSSELWLHQPPSAHPPLPGNTNFPEIQLFITPYEETDLYSNIMN, encoded by the exons ATGAGCCACTATTTGGAGATGGATTGGAATGCTAAGTGGGATTGGGAAAGCTATGATGCATTTGGTCCAAAAACAACAGAAAATCCTAAGAAGCTGCAACTAGTGGATTGGACTATTATTGATGATAGGGAAATTGATGCTGGATCCTTCAATCTCTCAGCAGGAGCCTCTGGCTCTGATGGTGGCCATGTTTCTTCAGCAAAAAGCTCAATATCAGCTTCTGATTCTTCCACAAAAGATGGGCAAACCCCCCCAGACTTCAGGCTAATGGCATATGAAGATTTTTCTGGAAATTTTAAGATTACAGAACGTGAAGGAACTAAGATTTCTGGAACTTCTCCACCTCTGGAAGCTTCCATTGGCTCTGTAGAACCACTTATTGGCCTCAAGCTTGGAAAGAGAACATACTTTGAGAATAGTGGTGCTGGAGGTCATGTTAAGAGTGCATCTTCCACTGGGCCTACTGCATCCACCGCTTCATTGAAGAAAACTAAATTGCTGGGTGATAATCTCCCGATGCCTCGCTGTGTAGTTGAGGGCTGCAATTCCGACCTTTCAACAGGTAAAGAGTATCACCGGAAGCATAGGGTTTGTGATAGCCATTCTAAAGCCCCAAAGGTTGTTGTTGGTGGCCTTGAACGCCGGTTTTGCCAGCAGTGTAGCAG GTTTCATAACATATCTGAATTTGACGAAAAGAAACGCAGTTGTAGAAGAAGACTTTCTGATCATAATGCTCGACGCAGGAAGCCACAGCAGGAAATTCAGTATAATTCAAGGCTCTCATCACCATTCTATG GAGGAAGGCAGCAAATGAATTTTATGATGAGCAATTCTGCACTTGTACACTCTAGAGCTATGGGTGATGCAGCATGGGATAGCACCAAGTTCACCCTGACCAAAGGGTATCATCCTTTGAAGTCTAGTGGAGATGGGGTTAGCAGCGAGCAGATGCATATACCAGGAGCTAAACTTACACATTTCACCAACATGCAAAGCAGTGCAGCCAAAGGATTTCCCACATCAAAGAGCTCTGTGGCTGATGTTTCAAATCCAG GTTCGAAGTATTCTCCCCACTTAGATGCAGCACCCGAGTATGGTCGTGCTCTCTCTCTTCTGTCAAGTAATTCGTGGGCTCCATGTGGATCAGAATCCATGGCTTTGaatcaaattcaagaaaataaaacctGCATAAGTCAGCCTTTACCTACGATGCATGGAATCCCAGAAGGGGTGCCCCTCTCTTCTTCAGAATTGTGGCTGCATCAGCCGCCTTCTGCTCATCCTCCATTGCCAGGCAACACTAACTTCCCGGAAATCCAGCTATTCATAACACCATATGAGGAGACAGACTTATATTCCAACATAATGAACTGA
- the LOC125204950 gene encoding uncharacterized protein LOC125204950 isoform X1: MLPEISIQQQATTERNSKKEVECDEGEESLQSSSPSRPTSMVFKKENRVIPAHLVAEAISTLKGLDLRWSGPITPAEMQYVEQYVLAKYPEYCNGLCLPDRSDHESSTSDMITRIQLSPSRLVDTLTKKTSFQGNFMSIPEIQARNRALDSCGLTAEDYLVVFTATVREALTMVGDSYPFFRGNYYMTVLPEDEDVIREVAASKEAKVVGAPAAWLDLRIKGSQLSQYFRRKCKCSPKGLFAYPAACSNGEGGFLRSSMHWISEAHRNSWHVLLDAAGLEAGKECLSLALHRPDFVTCTVDVAHAHPSKVTCLLVRRKSFETNAPSA, translated from the exons ATGTTACCAGAAATAAGCATTCAGCAACAGGCTACTACAGAGAGAAACTCCAAG aAGGAAGTGGAATGTGATGAAGGAGAAGAATCATTGCAATCATCGTCACCAAGCAGGCCAACCAGCATGGTCTTTAAG aaggAGAACAGAGTGATCCCTGCTCACCTAGTGGCTGAGGCCATCTCGACACTGAAGGGGCTCGACCTGAGGTGGTCGGGCCCCATCACCCCAGCCGAAATGCAGTACGTGGAGCAGTACGTCCTGGCCAAGTACCCGGAGTACTGCAACGGCCTCTGCCTCCCTGACCGATCCGATCACGAATCTTCCACCTCTGACATGATCACTAGGATCCAGCTGTCGCCCTCACGACTGGTTGACACCCTCACCAAGAAGACGTCCTTCCAGGGCAACTTCATGTCCATCCCCGAGATCCAGGCCCGCAACCGCGCCCTCGACAGCTGCGGCCTCACTGCAGAGGACTACCTCGTCGTCTTCACCGCCACAGTCAGGGAGGCCCTGACCATGGTGGGGGACTCCTACCCCTTCTTCAGGGGGAACTACTACATGACAGTTCTCCCTGAAGACGAGGACGTCATCAGGGAGGTGGCGGCGTCCAAGGAGGCCAAGGTGGTGGGGGCGCCCGCGGCTTGGCTGGACCTCAGGATAAAGGGGTCCCAGCTGAGCCAGTATTTCAGGAGGAAGTGCAAGTGCAGCCCCAAGGGGCTGTTTGCCTACCCTGCTGCCTGCTCGAACGGAGAAGGGGGCTTTCTCCGTTCAAGCATGCACTGGATATCGGAAGCGCATAGGAACTCGTGGCACGTGCTGCTTGACGCTGCCGGGTTGGAGGCCGGGAAGGAGTGCCTGTCGCTGGCGCTGCACCGCCCTGATTTTGTCACGTGCACGGTTGATGTGGCGCACGCGCACCCATCTAAGGTTACCTGCCTCTTAGTGAGGAGGAAGTCGTTTGAGACGAACGCGCCTTCTGCTTAA